One part of the Prunus persica cultivar Lovell chromosome G5, Prunus_persica_NCBIv2, whole genome shotgun sequence genome encodes these proteins:
- the LOC18777492 gene encoding uncharacterized protein LOC18777492 isoform X1, with product MDLIDWRPNWQLRRCCNRDQVTFLISVAVCTVVILVLWRTVLMTPFKLITVFLHEVSHALACMLTCGKVEGIKVHADEGGVTQTRGGIYWLILPAGYLGSSFWGMVLILASTKHLATQVAAGCFIVALFVVLFLAKNWTLRGLCIGFIILFAGIWYLQETTPVRILREIILFTGVMNSLFSVYELILVMPRDLQKSVHAALVVDGVSFGRSYLSSFSVDPCTLLLWFWLEVRFASMIPSS from the exons ATGGACTTGATTGACTGGAGGCCAAATTGGCAACTCAGAAGATGCTGCAACCGCGACCAAGTGACCTTCCTCATCTCTGTTGCTGTCTGCACTGTCGTTATACTTGTG CTGTGGAGGACAGTACTGATGACACCATTTAAGCTTATAACTGTGTTTCTTCATGAGGTGAGCCATGCATTGGCTTGTATGCTTACATGTGGTAAG GTGGAAGGGATTAAAGTTCATGCAGATGAAGGAGGAGTCACACAAACTCGTGGTGGCATATACTGGCTAATTTTGCCGGCTGGAT ATCTTGGTTCATCCTTTTGGGGGATGGTATTGATTCTTGCATCCACAAAACATCTTGCTACACAAGTAGCTGCTGGCTGTTTCATCGTTGCCCTATTTGTTGTActatttttagctaaaaat TGGACACTTCGAGGACTTTGTATAG gattcattattttatttgctgGAATTTGGTATCTGCAAGAAACAACGCCAGTTCGTATTCTAAGGGAAATAATTCTGTTTACTG GTGTAATGAACAGCTTGTTTTCAGTTTATG AGTTAATTCTAGTGATGCCGAGAGATTTGCAGAAGAGTGTCCATGCTGCACTGGTTGTGGATGgggtgtcatttg GGCGTTcatatctttcttctttctctgtggATCCATGTACCTTGCTCTTGTGGTTTTGGCTTGAGGTACGGTTTGCTTCAATGATTCCAAGTTCTTGA
- the LOC18776488 gene encoding uncharacterized protein LOC18776488 gives MRPNWELTNCCNHEQVVFLITVSVCTVVILALWRTILLRPFKLVTVFLHEASHAIACKLTCGHVEGIQVHADEGGTTQTRGGVYWLILPAGYLGSSFWGMLLILASTNLLTARIAAGCFIAALLVVLFIAKNWTLRGLCIGFILFLGIIWVLQETTKVRILRYIILFTGVMNSLFSVYDIYDDLISRRVHSSDAEKFAEECPCCTGCGWGVIWGFISFLFLCGAMYLGLVILS, from the exons ATGAGGCCCAATTGGGAACTCACTAACTGCTGCAACCATGAGCAAGTGGTCTTTCTCATTACCGTTTCCGTCTGCACTGTCGTTATACTTGCG CTGTGGAGGACAATACTGCTGAGACCATTTAAGCTTGTCACTGTGTTTCTTCATGAGGCGAGCCATGCTATTGCTTGTAAACTTACATGTGGTCAT GTGGAAGGGATTCAAGTTCATGCAGATGAGGGTGGAACCACACAAACCCGTGGTGGTGTATACTGGTTGATTTTGCCAGCTGGAT ATCTTGGTTCATCCTTTTGGGGGATGCTTTTGATTCTTGCATCTACAAATCTTCTTACTGCACGAATAGCTGCTGGGTGTTTTATTGCTGCTCTACTGGTTGTACTGTTTATAGCTAAAAAT TGGACACTTCGAGGACTTTGTATAG GATTCATTCTTTTCCTCGGTATAATTTGGGTTCTGCAAGAAACAACAAAAGTTCGTATACTTCGGTATATTATTCTGTTCACTG GTGTAATGAACAGCTTGTTTTCAGTCTATG ATATCTATGATGATCTTATATCCCGTAGAGTTCATTCTAGTGATGCTGAGAAATTCGCAGAAGAGTGTCCTTGCTGTACTGGTTGTGGATGGGGTGTCATTTG GGGGTTTATATCTTTCTTGTTTCTCTGCGGAGCCATGTACCTCGGTCTTGTGATTTTGTCTTGA
- the LOC18777492 gene encoding uncharacterized protein LOC18777492 isoform X3: protein MDLIDWRPNWQLRRCCNRDQVTFLISVAVCTVVILVLWRTVLMTPFKLITVFLHEVSHALACMLTCGKVEGIKVHADEGGVTQTRGGIYWLILPAGYLGSSFWGMVLILASTKHLATQVAAGCFIVALFVVLFLAKNWTLRGLCIGFIILFAGIWYLQETTPVRILREIILFTGVMNSLFSVYELILVMPRDLQKSVHAALVVDGVSFGRSYLSSFSVDPCTLLLWFWLEQALQIGPT from the exons ATGGACTTGATTGACTGGAGGCCAAATTGGCAACTCAGAAGATGCTGCAACCGCGACCAAGTGACCTTCCTCATCTCTGTTGCTGTCTGCACTGTCGTTATACTTGTG CTGTGGAGGACAGTACTGATGACACCATTTAAGCTTATAACTGTGTTTCTTCATGAGGTGAGCCATGCATTGGCTTGTATGCTTACATGTGGTAAG GTGGAAGGGATTAAAGTTCATGCAGATGAAGGAGGAGTCACACAAACTCGTGGTGGCATATACTGGCTAATTTTGCCGGCTGGAT ATCTTGGTTCATCCTTTTGGGGGATGGTATTGATTCTTGCATCCACAAAACATCTTGCTACACAAGTAGCTGCTGGCTGTTTCATCGTTGCCCTATTTGTTGTActatttttagctaaaaat TGGACACTTCGAGGACTTTGTATAG gattcattattttatttgctgGAATTTGGTATCTGCAAGAAACAACGCCAGTTCGTATTCTAAGGGAAATAATTCTGTTTACTG GTGTAATGAACAGCTTGTTTTCAGTTTATG AGTTAATTCTAGTGATGCCGAGAGATTTGCAGAAGAGTGTCCATGCTGCACTGGTTGTGGATGgggtgtcatttg GGCGTTcatatctttcttctttctctgtggATCCATGTACCTTGCTCTTGTGGTTTTGGCTTGAG CAAGCGTTGCAGATAGGCCCTACATGA
- the LOC18776239 gene encoding 40S ribosomal protein S7-1 produces the protein MFTSRKKIHKDNNAEPTEFEESVAQAVIELESNSDLKSDLKDLYINSAVQVDVSGNRKAVVIHIPYRLRKAYRKIHVRLVRELEKKFSGKDVILIATRRILRPPKKGSAAQRPRTRTLTAVHEAMLEDVVAPAEIVGKRTRYRLDGSKIMKVFLDPKERNNTEYKLESFSAVYRKLSGKDVVFEYPITDA, from the exons ATGTTTACTTCAAGGAAGAAGATTCACAAAGATAACAATGCTGAACCGACTGAATTCGAAGAGTCAGTTGCACAA GCAGTAATTGAATTGGAAAGTAACAGTGACCTGAAAAGTGACCTGAAGGATCTATATATCAACTCAGCAGT TCAAGTTGATGTGTCTGGAAACCGGAAGGCCGTTGTTATTCATATTCCATATAGACTGAGGAAGGCTTATCGCAAGATCCATGTTCGGCTCGTGAGGGAGCTCGAGAAGAAGTTCAGTGGGAAG GATGTTATCCTGATTGCCACACGTAGGATATTGAGGCCTCCAAAGAAGGGGTCAGCTGCCCAACGTCCCCGCACTCGTACTCTAACTGCTGTGCACGAGGCAATGTTGGAGGATGTTGTTGCGCCTGCTGAGATTGTTGGTAAGCGCACCAGATACCGTCTTGATGGATCCAAGATAATGAAG GTGTTCTTGGATCCCAAGGAACGAAACAACACTGAATACAAGCTGGAGAGCTTTTCTGCAGTTTATCGGAAGCTTTCTGGAAAGGATGTTGTGTTCGAGTACCCCATCACTGATGCATAG
- the LOC18777578 gene encoding uncharacterized protein LOC18777578, whose translation MAMASKTRNMLENLVREGSFKWLLGNRSPFDEELEEMERSPSAQTNWVPELSPIANIVVRRCSKILGVPTTELREGFNSEASESIKLPLCYAKNFLEYCCFRALALSTQVTGHLADRKFRRLTYDMMLAWEAPAATSQAILTGPTAFVQLDEDLSVGVEAFSRIASAVPTIANVIISENIFEVLTASTGGRLQFSTYDKYLSGLERAIRKMRTQSESSLLSAMRSPRGEKILEVDGTVTTQPVLEHVGISTWPGRLILTDHAFYFEALRVVSYDKAKRYDLSDDLKQVVKPELTGPWGTRLFDKAVFYKSISLSEPAVIEFPELKGHTRRDYWLAIIREILYVHRFINNFQIKGVKRDEALSKAVLGILRLQAIQEICSANPLRYEALLMFNLCDQLPGGDLILETLADMSTVRELDRSSYSKPGGGMYSISALDMISNLGFAFGTSSNNSVEAGLAVGEITVGEVTLLERAVKESKNNYEKVAQAQATVDGVKVEGIDTNFAVMKELLFPFMELGKCLLSLAFWEDPMKSLVFCGVFTYIICRGWLSYAFALMLVFIAVFMVLTRYFSQGKSIHEVKVLAPPAMNTMEQLLAVQNAISQAEGIIQDGNVVLLKIRALLLSLFPQASEKFAVALVVAALTLAFMPSRYVFLLMFLEMFTRYSPMRRASTERWMRRLREWWFSIPAAPVILEREKEEKKKK comes from the exons ATGGCCATGGCAAGCAAAACCAGAAATATGCTCGAGAATCTTGTAAGAGAAGGATCCTTTAAATGGTTGCTTGGAAATCGAAGCCCTTTTGATGAAGAATTGGAGGAGATGGAAAGGTCTCCCTCAGCCCAGACCAATTGGGTACCAGAGCTATCTCCTATTGCAAACATAGTTGTCCGTAGATGCTCAAA AATCCTTGGTGTTCCTACAACTGAGCTTCGTGAAGGCTTCAATTCAGAGGCTTCTGAATCTATAAAGCTTCCACTGTGCTATGCAAAAAACTTTTTGGAATATTGCTGCTTTCGAGCACTTGCTCTGTCAACTCAAGTAACAGGTCATCTGGCTGATAGAAAGTTTCGACGCCTGACTTATGACATGATGCTAGCTTGGGAGGCTCCAGCTGCAACAAGCCAAGCTATACTAACA GGGCCCACGGCTTTTGTGCAGTTAGATGAGGATTTATCAGTTGGGGTAGAGGCTTTCTCTAGAATAGCTTCGGCAGTTCCTACTATTGCAAACGTCATTATCAGTGAGAACATATTTGAGGTGCTTACAGCATCAACTGGTGGAAGGCTTCAATTCTCCACATATGACAAGTACCTAAGTGGACTAGAAAG AGCAATAAGGAAAATGAGGACCCAATCAGAGTCATCACTTCTTTCTGCCATGCGATCACCAAGAGGAGAGAAGATTCTGGAAGTGGATGGAACAGTCACTACCCAACCAGTTCTTGAGCATGTAGGAATTTCTACATGGCCTG GAAGGTTAATTCTGACAGACCATGCGTTTTACTTCGAGGCTCTACGTGTTGTATCTTATGACAAGGCAAAACGATATGATCTATCAGATGACCTAAAACAGGTTGTGAAACCTGAGTTGACTGGCCCATGGGGTACTAGACTTTTTGACAAGGCAGTCTTTTATAAATCAATTTCATT ATCAGAACCAGCTGTAATTGAGTTTCCTGAGCTGAAGGGGCATACTCGTCGTGATTATTGGCTAGCAATCATAAGAGAGATTTTATATGTTCAtagatttataaataatttccaGATCAAGGGGGTTAAACGGGATGAAGCTCTTTCAAAGGCTGTGCTTGGGATTCTGCGACTACAGgccattcaagaaatttgttcTGCAAATCCTTTACGCTACGAGGCTCTTTTAATGTTCAATCTTTGTGATCAATTACCAGGTGGAGATTTGATACTTGAAACCCTTGCAGATATGTCAACTGTAAGGGAATTAGATAGGTCTAGCTATTCTAAGCCTGGAGGTGGAATGTATTCAATCTCAGCCTTGGATATGATTTCTAACTTGGGCTTTGCATTTGGAACAAGTTCTAATAATTCTGTTGAGGCTGGGCTTGCCGTGGGTGAGATAACTGTGGGAGAAGTTACTCTGCTGGAAAGAGCAGTTAAGGAATCTAAAAACAACTATGAAAAAGTGGCGCAAGCACAAGCAACAGTAGATGGAGTCAAAGTGGAAGGCATCGATACAAATTTTGCAGTGATGAAG GAGTTACTGTTTCCATTTATGGAACTGGGGAAGTGCCTTCTTTCTTTAGCATTCTGGGAGGATCCAATGAAGTCTTTGGTTTTCTGTGGTGTTTTCACTTACATCATTTGCAG GGGATGGCTGAGCTATGCCTTTGCACTTATGCTTGTCTTTATTGCGGTCTTCATGGTCCTCACCCGATATTTTAGCCAAGGGAAGTCTATTCATGAGGTTAAGGTGTTAGCACCTCCGGCAATGAATACAATGGAACAGCTTTTGGCTGTTCAGAATGCAATTTCCCAAGCTGAAGGGATCATCCAGGATGGGAATGTTGTTCTTCTCAAGATACGCGCCTTGCTACTGTCCCTTTTTCCTCAg GCAAGCGAAAAATTTGCGGTAGCTCTTGTAGTTGCAGCTTTGACTCTGGCCTTCATGCCCAGTAGATATGTTTTTCTATTAATGTTTTTGGAGATGTTCACGAGGTATTCGCCTATGAGAAGAGCTAGCACGGAGAGATGGATGAGAAGATTGCGAGAGTGGTGGTTCAGCATACCGGCGGCTCCCGTTATActtgaaagagaaaaggaagagaaaaagaagaaatga
- the LOC18777492 gene encoding uncharacterized protein LOC18777492 isoform X4, whose product MDLIDWRPNWQLRRCCNRDQVTFLISVAVCTVVILVLWRTVLMTPFKLITVFLHEVSHALACMLTCGKVEGIKVHADEGGVTQTRGGIYWLILPAGYLGSSFWGMVLILASTKHLATQVAAGCFIVALFVVLFLAKNWTLRGLCIGFIILFAGIWYLQETTPVRILREIILFTGVMNSLFSVYELILVMPRDLQKSVHAALVVDGVSFGRSYLSSFSVDPCTLLLWFWLETRQTWTSR is encoded by the exons ATGGACTTGATTGACTGGAGGCCAAATTGGCAACTCAGAAGATGCTGCAACCGCGACCAAGTGACCTTCCTCATCTCTGTTGCTGTCTGCACTGTCGTTATACTTGTG CTGTGGAGGACAGTACTGATGACACCATTTAAGCTTATAACTGTGTTTCTTCATGAGGTGAGCCATGCATTGGCTTGTATGCTTACATGTGGTAAG GTGGAAGGGATTAAAGTTCATGCAGATGAAGGAGGAGTCACACAAACTCGTGGTGGCATATACTGGCTAATTTTGCCGGCTGGAT ATCTTGGTTCATCCTTTTGGGGGATGGTATTGATTCTTGCATCCACAAAACATCTTGCTACACAAGTAGCTGCTGGCTGTTTCATCGTTGCCCTATTTGTTGTActatttttagctaaaaat TGGACACTTCGAGGACTTTGTATAG gattcattattttatttgctgGAATTTGGTATCTGCAAGAAACAACGCCAGTTCGTATTCTAAGGGAAATAATTCTGTTTACTG GTGTAATGAACAGCTTGTTTTCAGTTTATG AGTTAATTCTAGTGATGCCGAGAGATTTGCAGAAGAGTGTCCATGCTGCACTGGTTGTGGATGgggtgtcatttg GGCGTTcatatctttcttctttctctgtggATCCATGTACCTTGCTCTTGTGGTTTTGGCTTGAG ACCAGGCAAACCTGGACTTCAAGATAG
- the LOC18777136 gene encoding transcription factor BEE 1, which yields MAEFTADMQSIAPSLPFLDIAPNTNMEPINQYTDQFNPTVLDFYSSLNFQTCMPFSNDNYFSSQGPEFQGNLVQNFPNFFDHDNKSNQNDEAPAVQHLVGAGVGNGFQESKKRRAMDDVSEGSSGISTPPVSETGVKRKNSSGRGKRLKKSNEKEDEKPKDVVHVRARRGQATDSHSLAERVRRGKINERLRCLQNIVPGCSKTMGMAVMLDEIINYVQSLQNQVEFLSMKLTAASSFYDFNSETDDMETMQSAKVYEAAELERMKREGYGGYGSFHSTWPLNT from the exons ATGGCTGAATTCACAGCAGATATGCAAAGCATTGCACCTTCACTTCCTTTCTTAGATATTGCCCCAAACACAAACATGGAACCAATAAACCAGTATACAGATCAATTTAACCCAACTGTCTTGGACTTTTATTCAAGCTTGAATTTCCAGACTTGTATGCCTTTCTCCAATGACAATTACTTCAGCTCTCAGGGACCTGAGTTCCAGGGAAACTTGGTTCAAaactttccaaatttttttgatcACGACAACAAGAGCAACCAGAATGATGAGGCTCCTGCTGTTCAGCACCTTGTAGGAGCTGGAGTTGGAAATGGATTCCAAGAAAGCAAGAAGAGAAGAGCAATGGATGATGTATCAGAGGGCAGCTCTGGAATCTCTACTCCCCCAGTTTCTGAAACTGGAGTTAAGAGGAAAAAT AGCTcaggaagaggaaagagacTCAAAAAAAGCAacgagaaagaagatgagaaaCCAAAGGACGTGGTTCATGTCAGAGCCAGAAGAGGCCAAGCCACTGATAGTCACAGTTTAGCAGAAAGG GTTAGAAGAGGAAAGATCAATGAAAGACTCAGATGCTTGCAAAACATTGTCCCAGGATGCTCTAAG ACAATGGGAATGGCGGTAATGTTGgacgaaataattaattatgtcCAGTCCTTGCAGAACCAAGTCGAG TTCCTATCCATGAAGCTAACTGCAGCAAGCTCTTTCTACGACTTCAACTCGGAGACAGATGACATGGAAACAATGCAG AGTGCAAAGGTTTACGAGGCAGCAGAGTTGGAGAGAATGAAAAGAGAAGGATATGGAGGATATGGTAGCTTCCACTCAACTTGGCCCCTCAACACGTGA
- the LOC18777476 gene encoding putative receptor-like protein kinase At4g00960: MGFCSGFFACLERLKAGRGAGSARSDYADDALDSFDLFFDLHSLQIATSFFSDLNKLGHGGFGPVYKGLMPNGQEIAVKKLSLDSRQGAREFTNEVKLLLRVQHKNLVMLLGCCVEGPEKMLVYEYLPNKSLDYFIFDKQKSGTLDWTTRFRIIMGVARGLRYLHEEAPERIIHRDIKASNILLDEKLHPKISDFGLARLFPGEDTHVNTFRISGTHGYMAPEYAMHGYLSVKTDVFSYGVLVLEIVSGRKNHDGRLEREKADLLSYTWKLYQGGKALDLVDPTLARCNPDEAAMCIQLGLLCCQASVADRPDMNSIHLMFSSDSFTLPRPGKPGLQGRRGRWTTTSTSAFTNTNASSGYTGVTKASAGSSFVEEYSRNSISHSSIDEGR; the protein is encoded by the exons ATGGGATTTTGCTCCGGTTTCTTTGCCTGCTTGGAGAGGCTGAAAGCTGGCAGAGGTGCCGGCTCAGCTCGCTCCGACTACGCCGACGATGCCTTGGATTCGTTTGACCTCTTCTTTGACCTCCACTCTCTGCAAATCGCCACCAGTTTCTTCTCCGACCTCAACAAACTCGGTCACGGAGGCTTTGGTCCCGTTTACAAG GGTCTGATGCCAAATGGTCAAGAAATAGCTGTAAAGAAGCTTTCTTTGGATTCAAGACAGGGAGCTAGAGAATTCACTAACGAGGTGAAGTTGTTATTGAGAGTTCAGCACAAGAATTTGGTGATGTTATTGGGGTGTTGTGTAGAAGGACCTGAGAAG aTGCTGGTTTATGAGTATCTTCCGAACAAAAGCCTtgattactttatttttg ataAACAGAAATCTGGAACCCTGGATTGGACGACGAGGTTTCGGATAATTATGGGTGTGGCAAGAGGTCTTCGTTACCTTCATGAAGAGGCCCCAGAAAGGATCATTCATAGGGACATCAAAGCTAGTAATATATTACTGGATGAGAAACTCCATCCAAAAATCTCGGATTTTGGCTTGGCAAGACTCTTTCCTGGGGAGGACACTCATGTAAATACATTTAGGATTTCTGGTACTCA TGGTTATATGGCCCCTGAATATGCAATGCATGGGTATTTGTCCGTGAAGACAGATGTTTTCAGTTATGGAGTCTTGGTGTTGGAGATTGTCAGCGGGAGAAAGAACCATGATGGGCGGCTTGAAAGAGAAAAGGCAGACCTCTTGAGCTAT ACATGGAAGCTGTATCAAGGAGGGAAGGCACTGGACCTAGTTGACCCAACCCTGGCCAGGTGCAATCCTGATGAGGCAGCAATGTGCATTCAACTAGGACTTCTATGTTGTCAAGCAAGCGTTGCAGACCGGCCTGACATGAACTCTATCCATCTCATGTTTTCGAGTGATTCATTTACCTTGCCAAGGCCTGGTAAACCTGGACTTCAGGGCCGTAGAGGACGTTGGACAACCACCTCTACTTCAGCTTTTACCaatactaatgctagtagtgGATACACAGGTGTTACCAAAGCCTCTGCGGGGAGTAGTTTTGTTGAGGAGTATTCtagaaattcaatttctcattCTTCGATTGATGAAGGTAGATAA
- the LOC18777666 gene encoding transcription factor MYB62, which yields MSSNTKSLSSTSCSEDESELRRGPWTLEEDTLLIQYIARHGEGRWNLLAKRSGLRRTGKSCRLRWLNYLKPDVKRGNLSPEEQLLILDLHSKWGNRWSKIAQYLPGRTDNEIKNYWRTRVQKQARHLKVDTNSTEFQNIIRCFWMPRLLQKIGGESSFSSPMLIQNPMALQPLDNVSQHLTAATASPPQIPGQGALNMSGTIYNLDSIQKQNAESVFCTSSCILPSEPIDMPKMSQIPECPPSPFHAILNNDNAKGGFCVDDNSYDIEAFNLQGSVSAQGFAGNSAGDCYVAESNWLDSDFSCGMWSMDELWQSRS from the exons ATGTCTAGTAATACTAAAAGCTTAAGTAGCACAAGTTGCAGCGAGGATGAAAGTGAGCTAAGGAGAGGGCCATGGACTCTTGAAGAAGACACTCTTCTGATTCAATACATAGCTCGTCATGGTGAAGGCCGATGGAATTTGCTAGCAAAACGTTCAG GGTTAAGGAGAACTGGCAAGAGTTGCAGACTGAGATGGTTGAATTATCTGAAACCGGATGTTAAGCGAGGAAATCTTAGTCCAGAAGAACAGCTCTTGATTCTTGACCTCCACTCAAAGTGGGGCAACAg GTGGTCAAAAATTGCGCAGTATTTACCGGGTAGAACGGACAACGAAATCAAGAACTACTGGAGAACAAGGGTGCAGAAACAAGCACGGCATCTTAAAGTTGACACCAACAGCACAgaattccaaaatattatCAGGTGCTTTTGGATGCCAAGATTGCTGCAGAAGATAGGAGGAGAATCATCGTTTTCTTCCCCCATGTTAATCCAAAACCCGATGGCTTTGCAGCCTCTTGACAATGTTTCTCAGCATTtaacagcagcaacagcatCACCTCCACAAATTCCTGGGCAGGGAGCTCTTAATATGAGTGGAACAATATACAATTTGGATAGCATCCAAAAGCAGAACGCAGAGTCAGTGTTCTGCACCAGTTCCTGCATTTTGCCTTCAGAACCAATAGACATGCCAAAGATGTCTCAAATTCCAGAATGCCCTCCTAGTCCTTTTCATGCCATACTTAACAATGATAATGCAAAGGGCGGCTTTTGTGTTGACGACAATAGCTATGACATAGAAGCCTTCAATCTGCAGGGGTCTGTTTCAGCACAAGGGTTTGCTGGAAACTCTGCTGGTGATTGCTATGTAGCAGAAAGCAACTGGCTTGACAGTGATTTTTCATGCGGCATGTGGAGCATGGACGAATTGTGGCAAAGTAGGAGCTAA
- the LOC18777492 gene encoding uncharacterized protein LOC18777492 isoform X2 produces the protein MDLIDWRPNWQLRRCCNRDQVTFLISVAVCTVVILVLWRTVLMTPFKLITVFLHEVSHALACMLTCGKVEGIKVHADEGGVTQTRGGIYWLILPAGYLGSSFWGMVLILASTKHLATQVAAGCFIVALFVVLFLAKNWTLRGLCIGFIILFAGIWYLQETTPVRILREIILFTGVMNSLFSVYDIYDDLISRRVNSSDAERFAEECPCCTGCGWGVIWAFISFFFLCGSMYLALVVLA, from the exons ATGGACTTGATTGACTGGAGGCCAAATTGGCAACTCAGAAGATGCTGCAACCGCGACCAAGTGACCTTCCTCATCTCTGTTGCTGTCTGCACTGTCGTTATACTTGTG CTGTGGAGGACAGTACTGATGACACCATTTAAGCTTATAACTGTGTTTCTTCATGAGGTGAGCCATGCATTGGCTTGTATGCTTACATGTGGTAAG GTGGAAGGGATTAAAGTTCATGCAGATGAAGGAGGAGTCACACAAACTCGTGGTGGCATATACTGGCTAATTTTGCCGGCTGGAT ATCTTGGTTCATCCTTTTGGGGGATGGTATTGATTCTTGCATCCACAAAACATCTTGCTACACAAGTAGCTGCTGGCTGTTTCATCGTTGCCCTATTTGTTGTActatttttagctaaaaat TGGACACTTCGAGGACTTTGTATAG gattcattattttatttgctgGAATTTGGTATCTGCAAGAAACAACGCCAGTTCGTATTCTAAGGGAAATAATTCTGTTTACTG GTGTAATGAACAGCTTGTTTTCAGTTTATG ATATCTATGATGATCTTATATCTCGCAGAGTTAATTCTAGTGATGCCGAGAGATTTGCAGAAGAGTGTCCATGCTGCACTGGTTGTGGATGgggtgtcatttg GGCGTTcatatctttcttctttctctgtggATCCATGTACCTTGCTCTTGTGGTTTTGGCTTGA